A portion of the Oncorhynchus nerka isolate Pitt River linkage group LG27, Oner_Uvic_2.0, whole genome shotgun sequence genome contains these proteins:
- the LOC115111687 gene encoding dnaJ homolog subfamily B member 5-like, giving the protein MGKDYYKTLGIPKGSNEEEIKKAYRRMALRFHPDKNTDANAEDKFKEIAEAYEVLSDPKKRVIYDQLGEEGLKAGGSSGQSGVPGGSYHYTFHGDPHATFASFFGGSNPFDMFFGPHRNHHNRSNGVHSKVPNDHDMETDLDEEDPFASFTHFGFPGGVNGFPGHGGGRRRGVQSERLGGSRRQQDPPVVHELKVSLEEIFHGCTKRMKITRRRLNPDGRSSCTEDKILNIVIKRGWKEGTKITFPKEGDETPENIPADIAFVLRDKGHAHFRRDGSNIIYTGNISLKEALCGCTVNIPTLDNRVIPLSCHEVIKPGTVKRLRGEGLPLPKSPTQRGDLIVEFTVRFPDRIPPQSREIIRQHLPQS; this is encoded by the exons ATGGGGAAGGACTACTATAAGACGCTGGGTATCCCTAAGGGTTCTAACGAGGAGGAGATCAAGAAGGCATATCGCCGCATGGCACTGAGGTTCCACCCAGACAAGAACACAGACGCAaatgcagaggacaagttcaaaGAGATCGCTGAGGCGTACGAAGTTCTGAGTGACCCCAAGAAGAGGGTCATCTATGACCAGCTAGGAGAGGAGG GTCTGAAGGCGGGGGGCAGTAGTGGTCAGTCTGGGGTTCCTGGTGGGTCGTACCACTACACCTTCCATGGGGACCCCCATGCCACCTTCGCCTCCTTTTTCGGCGGGTCCAACCCCTTCGATATGTTCTTCGGACCGCACCGCAACCACCACAACCGCTCCAACGGCGTCCACTCCAAGGTCCCCAACGACCATGACATGGAAACAGACTTGGATGAGGAAGACCCCTTCGCCTCTTTCACACACTTCGGCTTCCCCGGGGGGGTCAACGGCTTCCCTGGCCATGGCGGGGGCAGGAGGAGGGGAGTGCAGTCGGAGCGTTTGGGGGGGTCCAGGAGGCAGCAGGACCCCCCGGTCGTCCACGAGCTGAAGGTGTCTCTGGAGGAGATCTTCCATGGTTGCACCAAGCGGATGAAGATCACCAGGAGGAGGCTGAACCCTGATGGCAGGAGCAGCTGTACGGAGGATAAGATCCTGAACATCGTGATAAagaggggatggaaggagggcACCAAGATCACCTTCCCTAAGGAGGGGGACGAGACCCCAGAGAACATTCCTGCAGACATCGCCTTTGTGCTCAGAGACAAAGGACACGCCCACTTTAGGAGAGACGGCTCCAATATCATCTACACAGGCAATATCAGTCTGAAGGAG GCGCTGTGTGGCTGTACGGTGAACATTCCCACCCTGGATAACCGCGTCATCCCGCTATCCTGCCATGAGGTCATCAAGCCAGGGACGGTAAAGCGGCTGAGGGGGGAGGGCCTGCCCCTCCCTAAGAGCCCCACTCAGCGCGGCGATCTCATCGTAGAGTTCACGGTTCGCTTCCCAGACAGGATCCCTCCTCAGTCCAGAGAGATCATCAGACAACACCTACCCCAGTCTTAG
- the LOC115111685 gene encoding transitional endoplasmic reticulum ATPase-like — protein sequence MASGGESKNDDLSTAILKQKTRPNRLIVDESINEDNSVVSLSQAKMDELQLFRGDTVLMKGKKRRESVCIVLSDDTCSDEKVRMNRVVRNNLRVRLGDVISIQPCPDVKYGKRIHVLPIDDTVEGITGNLFEVYLKPYFLEAYRPIRKGDIFLVRGGMRAVEFKVVETDPNPYCIVAPDTVIHCEGEPIRREDEEESLNEVGYDDIGGVRKQLAQIKEMVELPLRHPALFKAIGVKPPRGILLYGPPGTGKTLIARAVANETGAFFFLINGPEIMSKLAGESESNLRKAFEEAEKNSPAIIFIDELDAIAPKREKTHGEVERRIVSQLLTLMDGLKQRAHVIVMAATNRPNSIDAALRRFGRFDKEVDIGIPDATGRLEILQIHTKNMKLNDDVDLEQVANETHGHVGADLAALCSEAALQAIRKKMDLIDLEDETIDAEVMNSLAVTMDDFRWALSQSNPSALRETVVEVPNITWGDIGGLEDVKRELQELVQYPVEHPDKFLKFGMTPSKGVLFYGPPGCGKTLLAKAIANECQANFISIKGPELLTMWFGESEANVREIFDKARQAAPCVLFFDELDSIAKARGGNVGDGGGAADRVINQILTEMDGMSSKKNVFIIGATNRPDIIDPAILRPGRLDQLIYIPLPDEKSRINILKANLRKSPISKDVDLDFLAKMTNGFSGADLTEICQRACKLAIRECIENEIRRERERQTNPSAMEVEEDDPVPEIRKDHFEEAMRFARRSVSDNDIRKYEMFAQTLQQSRGFGSFRFPSNAAGGSGPSQGTGGTGGGPVFNEDNDDDLYG from the exons ATGGCCTCGGGAGGAGA ATCCAAAAATGATGACCTTTCCACTGCGATTCTGAAGCAGAAGACCAGACCAAACAGATTGATTGTCGATGAATCCATCAATGAGGACAacagtgtggtctctctctctcag GCAAAGATGGATGAGCTGCAGCTGTTCCGTGGTGACACAGTGCTGATGAAGGGGAAGAAGCGCAGGGAGtctgtgtgtattgtcctgtctgaCGACACCTGCTCTGATGAGAAGGTCCGCATGAACCGTGTGGTCCGCAACAATCTCCGTGTCCGTCTGGGGGATGTCATcag TATCCAGCCGTGTCCTGATGTAAAGTATGGGAAGAGGATTCATGTTCTGCCTATTGATGACACAGTCGAAGGGATCACTGGCAACCTGTTTGAGGTCTACCTCAAACCCTATTTCCTAGAGGCCTACAGGCCCATCCGCAAGG GTGATATCTTCCTGGTTCGGGGGGGTATGCGTGCGGTGGAGTTCAAGGTGGTAGAGACCGACCCCAACCCCTACTGCATCGTCGCCCCAGATACAGTCATCCACTGCGAGGGAGAGCCAATCAGGAGAGAG gATGAGGAGGAGTCCCTGAATGAGGTGGGCTATGATGATATCGGAGGAGTGAGGAAGCAGCTAGCTCAGATCAAGGAGATGGTTGAGCTGCCTCTCAGACACCCTGCACTGTTCAAGGCTATAGGAGTCAAG ccCCCCCGTGGTATCCTGCTATACGGACCTCCCGGTACAGGAAAGACCCTGATTGCCAGAGCTGTTGCTAACGAGACCGGAGCCTTCTTCTTCCTCATCAATG GTCCTGAGATTATGAGTAAGCTGGCTGGGGAGAGTGAGAGCAACCTGAGGAAGGCCTTTGAGGAGGCTGAGAAGAACTCTCCTGCCATCATCTTCATTGATGAACTGGACGCTATCGCTCCCAAGAGAGAGAAG ACTCATGGAGAAGTGGAGAGGCGTATCGTGTCTCAGCTGCTGACCCTGATGGACGGGCTGAAGCAGAGAGCTCATGTCATCGTCATGGCAGCCACCAACAGACCAAACAGCATAGATGCTGCACTTAGAAGATTTG ggcgTTTTGACAAGGAGGTGGACATTGGTATCCCCGATGCTACAGGCAGACTGGAGATCCTGCAGATCCACACCAAGAACATGAAACTGAATGACGATGTTGACCTTGAGCAG GTGGCTAATGAGACCCATGGCCACGTGGGTGCTGATCTGGCTGCCTTGTGCTCAGAGGCTGCTCTCCAGGCCATCAGGAAGAAGATGGACCTCATCGACCTGGAGGACGAGACCATCGATGCGGAGGTCATGAACTCCCTTGCAGTTACCATGGACGACTTTAGG TGGGCTCTAAGCCAGAGTAACCCATCAGCTCTGagggagacagtggtggaggtTCCTAACATCACCTGGGGGGACATCGGAGGACTGGAAGACGTTAAGCGGGAGCTGCAGGAGCTGGTGCAG TACCCAGTGGAGCACCCAGATAAGTTCCTGAAGTTCGGTATGACTCCTTCAAAGGGAGTGTTGTTCTACGGGCCTCCGGGTTGCGGTAAGACCCTGCTGGCCAAGGCCATTGCCAACGAGTGCCAGGCCAACTTCATCTCCATTAAAGGACCTGAGCTTCTCACCATGTGGTTTGGAGAGTCAGAGGCTAACGTCAGGGAGATCTTTGACAAG GCTCGCCAGGCAGCCCCATGTGTGTTGTTCTTTGACGAGCTGGACTCCATAGCGAAGGCCCGTGGAGGTAATGTGGGAGACGGTGGCGGTGCGGCCGACCGTGTCATCAACCAGATCCTGACTGAGATGGACGGCATGTCCAGCAAGAAGAACGTCTTCATCATTGGAGCCACCAATCGCCCTGACATCATCGACCCTGCCATCCTCCGACCCGGCCGTCTGGACCAGCTCATATACATCCCTTTGCCTGACGAGAAGAGCAGGATCAATATTCTCAAGGCTAACCTCCGGAAGAGCCCCATTAGCAAG GATGTTGATCTGGACTTCCTGGCTAAGATGACCAATGGGTTCTCGGGTGCTGACCTTACAGAGATCTGCCAGCGGGCCTGTAAGCTGGCTATCAGAGAGTGCATTGAGAACGAGATTCGCcgagaaagggagaggcagacCAACCCCTCTGCTATG GAGGTGGAGGAAGATGACCCTGTGCCTGAGATCAGGAAGGACCACTTTGAGGAGGCCATGCGATTCGCCCGCCGCTCTGTCAGCGACAATGACATCCGCAAATACGAGATGTTTGCCCAGACACTGCAGCAGAGCCGAGGATTTGGTAGCTTCAG GTTCCCCTCCAATGCTGCAGGGGGCAGCGGTCCCAGCCAGGGTACTGGGGGCACTGGTGGGGGGCCAGTGTTTAACGAGGATAATGATGATGACCTGTATGGATAG